Proteins encoded by one window of Dioscorea cayenensis subsp. rotundata cultivar TDr96_F1 chromosome 6, TDr96_F1_v2_PseudoChromosome.rev07_lg8_w22 25.fasta, whole genome shotgun sequence:
- the LOC120264004 gene encoding patellin-4 has translation MTAETTPMAEEQSLNVQQEAAMVEEEKSKVVVVAVDNDDDVPADETETEMKREEEKEASIVDKNGSFREESNCFSDLKENEKKALAELREKIENGILGKEEEEERDVALWGVPLLPSKGSESTDVILLKFLRAREFKVKDAYEMFEKTLQWRKEAKIDSVIGEEELGAGLSAACYMDGVDREGHPVCYNVYGVFADEALYQKAFGTEEKRGEFLRWRVQLMEKGIQKLDFKPGGVSSLLQITDLKNSPGISKKELRTAMKNAVQLLQDNYPEFVARNIVVNVPFWYYAIHSILSPFLTQRTKSKFVFARPSKVTETLLKYIPAEQIPVSYGGFKCQKDAEFSIEDTVSELIIKAGSTESIEIPTPEAGTRVVWDVTVLGWEVNYKEEFVPEDEGSYTIIVQKSKKMGPQEELVRNCFRTNEPGKVVITIENSSFKKKKVLYRFKTSNNTLSSS, from the exons ATGACGGCCGAGACGACGCCAATGGCGGAGGAGCAATCTCTCAACGTGCAACAAGAGGCAGCCATGGTTGAGGAAGAGAAGAGCaaggttgttgttgttgctgttgatAACGATGATGATGTTCCCGCTGATGAGACGGAGACGGAGATGAAGCgcgaggaggagaaggaggctTCGATTGTGGATAAAAATGGTTCTTTTAGGGAGGAAAGCAACTGTTTTTCTGATCTCAAGGAGAATGAGAAGAAGGCGCTTGCTGAGCTCCGTGAGAAGATTGAGAATGGCATTCTTggaaaggaggaggaggaggagagggatGTGGCTCTTTGGGGAGTGCCGCTTCTACCAAGCAAGGGATCGGAGAGCACTGATGTGATCCTTCTCAAATTCCTCAGGGCTCGGGAGTTCAAGGTGAAGGATGCCTATGAGATGTTTGAGAAAACGCTTCAATGGAGGAAAGAGGCGAAAATTGATTCGGTGATCGGCGAGGAAGAGCTCGGTGCTGGATTGAGTGCGGCGTGCTACATGGATGGAGTTGATCGTGAGGGGCATCCGGTGTGCTATAATGTTTATGGTGTGTTTGCTGATGAGGCTCTCTATCAGAAGGCGTTTGGGACGGAGGAGAAGAGAGGGGAGTTCTTGAGGTGGAGAGTGCAGCTGATGGAGAAGGGGATTCAGAAGTTGGATTTCAAGCCGGGGGGTGTTTCGTCATTGCTTCAGATCACTGATCTGAAGAATTCCCCCGGGATTTCGAAGAAGGAGCTGAGGACTGCCATGAAAAATGCTGTTCAGTTGCTGCAGGATAATTACCCTGAATTTGTTGCCCGAAAT ATCGTTGTCAATGTGCCATTCTGGTATTATGCCATCCACTCTATTTTATCTCCCTTCTTAACCCAAAGAACAAAAAGCAAGTTCGTGTTTGCGCGCCCATCTAAGGTTACCGAAACTCTCCTCAA GTATATCCCTGCTGAACAAATCCCTGTCAGCTATGGTGGCTTCAAATGTCAAAAGGATGCTGAATTCTCCATAGAAGATACTGTCTCAGAGCTCATCATCAAAGCTGGGTCAACTGAGAGCATTGAAATTCCTACTCCAGAG GCTGGAACAAGAGTGGTATGGGATGTGACAGTGCTGGGTTGGGAAGTGAACTATAAGGAAGAGTTTGTGCCAGAGGATGAAGGATCATACACAATAATAGTCCAGAAGAGTAAGAAGATGGGGCCTCAAGAAGAGCTGGTGCGGAACTGCTTTCGAACAAACGAGCCCGGAAAAGTAGTTATAACCATTGAGAACAGCtctttcaagaagaagaaggtgctTTATAGGTTCAAGACCAGCAACAACACATTGTCTTCTTCTTAA